One genomic region from Phragmites australis chromosome 1, lpPhrAust1.1, whole genome shotgun sequence encodes:
- the LOC133888417 gene encoding small polypeptide DEVIL 4-like — MKLTGSSKRTGGLGRALREHKARLYIIQRCVIMLLRWDD; from the coding sequence ATGAAGCTTACTGGGAGCAGCAAGAGGACAGGAGGGCTGGGCAGGGCTCTCAGGGAGCACAAGGCGAGGCTCTACATCATCCAGCGATGCGTCATCATGCTCCTCCGCTGGGATGACTAG